From Astyanax mexicanus isolate ESR-SI-001 chromosome 13, AstMex3_surface, whole genome shotgun sequence, the proteins below share one genomic window:
- the LOC103029787 gene encoding 2-epi-5-epi-valiolone synthase — MSLTGTGPGTEFSLIRTNGTWSRRAGPGTNKPVTSGPGTSPPGTSGPSTSPPGTTGGPAGEHLSQAKLYQCSNGYGVTWTVESPVVFSYRVVECEKLLDMSNDTLLFGHVGDAEELRVLKESSKPLRRFVIIDETVNEIYGAQVEAYLKSWQVIYKLLPLPTTEQNKSLELVSRILKELQRFGIDRRLEPIVAIGGGVCLDVAGLAASLYRRRTPYVRVPTTLLSYIDASVGAKNGVNFCGCKNRLGSYTPPVAALLDRGFIKSLPRRHIANGLAEMLKMALMKHKGLFELLEKEGRGLLDSAFQSSDTISGCGCTDPASLATRVAIVTMLEELAPNLWEDDLDRLVDFGHVISPELEMVALPELLHGEAVCVDMALMVFVSRERGFLSGDELRRIISCMKSLELPVWDSQCSEDLLHSALSARLTHCGGALRLPLPTGLGTAGIFSDLDPPTLSRAYQNWCSELGSGRSGLSESEISN; from the exons ATGTCCCTCACCGGCACCGGACCCGGCACTGAGTTCAGTCTCATCAGAACTAACGGAACCTGGAGCCGCCGGGCCGGACCCGGCACCAATAAACCCGTCACCAGCGGACCCGGCACCAGCCCACCCGGCACCAGCGGACCCAGCACCAGCCCACCCGGCACCACTGGGGGACCGGCAGGGGAACACCTGTCCCAGGCCAAGCT GTACCAGTGCAGTAACGGTTATGGTGTTACGTGGACGGTGGAGAGTCCGGTGGTGTTCTCGTACCGGGTGGTGGAGTGCGAGAAGCTCCTGGACATGAGTAACGATACGTTACTGTTCGGACACGTCGGCGACGCGGAGGAGCTCCGAGTCCTGAAGGAAAGTTCTAAACCCCTCCGGAGGTTCGTGATCATCGATGAAACGGTTAACGAGATTTACGGCGCTCAGGTGGAGGCGTACCTTAAATCCTGGCAGGTGATTTATAAACTCCTCCCACTTCCCACCACCGAGCAGAATAAGAGTCTGGAGCTGGTCAGCCGGatcctgaaggagctgcagag GTTTGGTATTGATAGGCGATTGGAGCCGATCGTGGCGATTGGTGGGGGGGTGTGTTTGGACGTTGCCGGATTGGCCGCCTCGCTGTACCGGCGCAGGACCCCGTATGTCCGCGTTCCCACCACCCTGCTGTCCTACATCGACGCCAGCGTCGGCGCCAAAAACGGCGTCAACTTCTGCGGCTGTAAGAACCGGCTGGGCTCGTATACGCCCCCTGTGGCCGCGCTGCTCGACCGTGGCTTCATTAAGAGCCTCCCGCGGCGCCACATCGCTAACGGACTCGCCGAGATGCTGAAG ATGGCTCTGATGAAGCATAAAGGACTGTTTGAGCTTCTGGAGAAAGAGGGGCGGGGCTTACTGGACTCTGCCTTTCAGTCATCTGATACCATCAGTGGGTGTGGCTGTACAGACCCCGCCTCTTTGGCCACTAGGGTTGCCATAGTGACCATGCTGGAGGAACTGGCCCCGAACCTGTGGGAGGATGATCTGGATCGCCTGGTGGATTTCGGTCATGTGATCAGTCCAGAGCTGGAAATG GTGGCGCTGCCGGAGCTGCTGCACGGTGAGGCGGTGTGTGTGGACATGGCGCTGATGGTGTTTGTATCTCGGGAGCGGGGCTTCCTGTCGGGGGACGAGCTCAGACGCATCATTTCCTGTATGAAGAGTCTGGAACTTCCTGTTTGGGATTCGCAGTGTTCAGAGGATCTGCTCCACAGCGCCCTCTCTGCCCGACTCACACACTGCGGGGGGGCGCTGAGATTACCCCTCCCCACTGGACTTGGCACCgccg gaATCTTCAGTGATTTGGACCCGCCCACTCTCTCCCGGGCCTATCAGAACTGGTGTTCTGAACTGGGTTCTGGACGTTCGGGTCTCAGCGAATCAGAGATCAGTAATTAA
- the LOC125780678 gene encoding myoD family inhibitor domain-containing protein 2-like, whose amino-acid sequence MSQAVVSSVSRLSTISETDSDLEPGSPVSVGGGQWAGSRTLLCSNQKPSLDSSTFTSLNSLLPDAGEDCASILLACLHCRFSKALAMLPGAGERALARCCPAYIHYRAAGEQNPATDTGNRKLELDCGLLNCCQETSDLLELAMEISEVCYR is encoded by the exons ATGAGTCAGGCAGTAGTGAGCAGTGTGAGCAGGCTGAGCACGATATCAGAGACGGATTCCGATCTGGAACCCGGTTCCCCCGTCTCGGTGGGCGGCGGCCAGTGGGCCGGCTCCAGAACTTTACTCTGCTCCAACCAGAAACCCAGCCTGGACAGCAGCACTTTCACCAGCCTCAACTCACTACTGCCCGACGCTGGAG agGACTGCGCCTCCATCCTGCTGGCCTGTCTGCACTGCCGCTTCTCTAAAGCGCTGGCGATGCTGCCGGGCGCCGGTGAGCGAGCGCTGGCCCGGTGCTGCCCGGCTTACATCCACTACCGAGCCGCCGGCGAACAAAACCCGGCTACCGACACCGGCAACCGCAAACTGGAGCTGGACTGCGGCCTCCTGAACTGCTGCCAGGAAACCAGCGACTTACTGGAGCTAGCCATGGAGATATCAGAGGTCTGCTACCGCTAA